One Bacillus sp. 1780r2a1 DNA segment encodes these proteins:
- a CDS encoding 16S rRNA (uracil(1498)-N(3))-methyltransferase has protein sequence MQRYFLKNDQFVDRTVKIIDSDAHHIQRVMRMSEGERVICCNENGQAALCEIEMISTDEIQGSIIEWLSEEKEMPVTVTIVSGLPKGDKLELIIQKGTELGATKFIPFIADRSIVKWDEKKGKKKLERWNKIAKEAAEQSHRTIVPAVDSPMTLKQLVAASEYTHKIVAYEEVAKQGEASNLHHVLSHLQSGDSLLVVIGPEGGLTEQEVAFLEEHQFTKCGFGPRILRAETAPLYVLSAISYQTELMG, from the coding sequence GTGCAACGTTATTTTTTAAAAAATGATCAATTTGTTGATAGAACGGTGAAAATTATTGATTCAGATGCTCACCACATCCAGCGAGTGATGAGAATGTCAGAAGGAGAGCGCGTTATTTGTTGTAATGAAAACGGACAAGCGGCTCTTTGTGAGATTGAAATGATTTCCACTGACGAAATCCAAGGATCTATTATAGAATGGTTAAGTGAAGAAAAAGAGATGCCTGTGACAGTTACGATTGTGAGCGGGTTGCCTAAAGGGGATAAGCTTGAGCTTATTATTCAAAAAGGGACAGAACTTGGCGCAACGAAGTTTATCCCTTTTATTGCGGATCGCTCCATTGTGAAATGGGACGAGAAAAAAGGCAAAAAGAAATTAGAGAGATGGAACAAAATTGCAAAGGAAGCTGCAGAGCAATCCCACCGTACCATAGTGCCAGCTGTTGATAGTCCCATGACTTTAAAACAGCTTGTTGCAGCAAGTGAATATACGCATAAAATCGTAGCGTATGAAGAAGTAGCTAAGCAAGGTGAAGCTTCTAATTTGCATCATGTTTTATCTCATCTGCAGTCTGGTGATTCTCTTTTGGTTGTTATTGGACCAGAAGGTGGATTGACAGAACAAGAAGTTGCGTTTTTAGAAGAACATCAATTTACTAAATGTGGATTCGGTCCTCGAATTTTACGTGCAGAAACAGCACCGCTATACGTGCTATCTGCTATATCATATCAAACTGAGTTAATGGGGTGA
- the mtaB gene encoding tRNA (N(6)-L-threonylcarbamoyladenosine(37)-C(2))-methylthiotransferase MtaB: MPTVAFHTLGCKVNHYETEAIWQLFKGANYDRVEYEQTADVYVINTCTVTNTGDKKSRQVIRRAIRKNPDAVICVTGCYAQTSPAEIMAIPGVDIVVGTQDRVKMLDYIEQFKQERQPINGVGNIMKTRVYEELDVPAFTDRTRASLKIQEGCNNFCTFCIIPWARGLMRSRDPKEVVAQAQQLVDAGYKEIVLTGIHTGGYGEDMKDYNLAQLLRDLESQVKGLKRIRISSIEASQITDEVIDVLDKSEMVVRHLHVPLQSGSNTVLKRMRRKYTMEFFGERLTRLKEALPGLAITSDVIVGFPGETEEEFMETYNFIKEHKFSELHVFPYSKRTGTPAARMDDQIDEEVKNERVHRLIELSNQLAKEYASEFEGEVLEVIPEERYKEESNSNLYVGYTDNYLKVVFPATEEMVGKLVKVKISKAGYPYNEGEFVRVMDEVEMPTDRVKLSS; encoded by the coding sequence ATGCCAACAGTTGCTTTCCACACATTAGGGTGTAAAGTGAATCACTATGAAACAGAAGCTATTTGGCAGTTGTTTAAAGGAGCTAACTACGATCGCGTAGAATATGAGCAAACTGCTGATGTATATGTTATCAATACCTGTACGGTAACGAACACAGGTGATAAAAAAAGTCGTCAAGTAATTCGTCGTGCAATTCGTAAAAACCCAGATGCGGTTATTTGTGTAACGGGTTGTTACGCACAAACATCACCAGCAGAAATAATGGCGATTCCTGGCGTGGATATTGTTGTAGGTACACAGGATCGTGTAAAGATGCTAGATTACATTGAACAATTTAAGCAAGAGCGTCAGCCGATTAACGGCGTAGGAAATATCATGAAAACACGTGTATATGAAGAGTTAGATGTACCAGCTTTCACAGACCGTACACGTGCATCTTTGAAGATTCAAGAAGGTTGTAACAATTTCTGTACGTTCTGTATTATTCCTTGGGCAAGAGGCTTAATGCGTTCACGTGATCCAAAAGAAGTTGTAGCGCAAGCTCAACAATTAGTAGATGCTGGTTATAAAGAGATTGTGTTAACAGGAATTCATACAGGTGGCTATGGTGAAGATATGAAAGATTATAATCTTGCACAGCTACTACGTGATTTAGAGTCTCAAGTAAAAGGATTAAAACGTATCCGTATTTCATCAATTGAAGCTAGTCAGATTACAGACGAAGTTATTGACGTGTTGGATAAATCTGAAATGGTTGTTCGCCATTTACACGTTCCCCTTCAATCTGGATCAAATACAGTGTTAAAACGCATGCGTCGTAAGTACACAATGGAATTTTTCGGAGAGCGTTTGACTCGCTTAAAAGAAGCGTTACCTGGTCTTGCGATTACATCTGATGTAATTGTAGGATTCCCTGGTGAAACAGAAGAAGAATTTATGGAAACATATAACTTCATTAAAGAGCATAAATTCTCAGAGCTTCACGTGTTCCCGTACTCTAAGCGTACAGGTACACCGGCTGCTCGTATGGATGACCAAATTGATGAAGAAGTGAAAAACGAGCGCGTACATCGCTTAATTGAACTTTCAAATCAACTGGCAAAAGAGTATGCTTCAGAATTTGAAGGTGAAGTGTTGGAAGTGATTCCAGAAGAACGTTACAAAGAAGAGTCAAATAGCAATTTGTATGTGGGTTATACGGATAACTATTTGAAAGTAGTGTTCCCAGCAACGGAAGAAATGGTTGGAAAGCTTGTTAAAGTGAAAATCTCTAAAGCAGGTTACCCTTATAATGAAGGTGAATTTGTCCGCGTGATGGATGAGGTAGAAATGCCAACTGATCGCGTTAAACTAAGCTCTTAA
- the ybeY gene encoding rRNA maturation RNase YbeY: protein MSLLIDFIDETNEIKNEQKETLEALLAVAAAKEGVEDGTEVSITFVNNERIQEINREYRDKDKPTDVISFALEEMGEGEIEIFGEEMPRVLGDIIISVPRTIEQAEEYGHSFMRELGFLTVHGFLHLLGYDHETAEDEKQMFTRQKDILDEYGLTR, encoded by the coding sequence ATGAGTTTACTAATTGACTTTATTGATGAAACAAATGAAATAAAAAATGAACAAAAAGAAACGTTAGAAGCCTTATTAGCGGTAGCTGCTGCTAAAGAAGGTGTAGAAGATGGAACGGAAGTGTCAATCACGTTTGTAAACAATGAGCGCATTCAAGAAATCAATCGTGAATATCGTGACAAGGACAAACCAACGGATGTTATTTCTTTTGCTTTAGAGGAAATGGGCGAAGGTGAAATTGAAATTTTTGGTGAGGAAATGCCGCGAGTGTTAGGGGATATTATCATTTCTGTCCCAAGAACAATTGAGCAAGCTGAAGAGTATGGCCACTCCTTTATGCGTGAACTAGGTTTTTTAACCGTACATGGGTTTTTACATTTGCTTGGTTATGATCACGAAACGGCTGAAGACGAGAAGCAAATGTTTACACGTCAAAAGGACATTTTAGATGAGTATGGCCTTACGCGATAG
- a CDS encoding nodulation protein NfeD: protein MILCFLPQTFTANSKKVYVIPVEDTVEKGLLAFLNRSIKEAEAEQAELIVLDINTPGGAVDAASDIGKSITKTDIPIVAFVNKKALSAGAYIALNADQIYMTPGSTMGSAAVIDGSGNAADDKAQSYWLSAMKSAAEQNGRDPKYAMAMADKSIELPELDITNKELLTLTPKQAENVQYSEGTVANLNELLNKLGYEKSDVITTKVSWAEHIARFVTNPVVVPILLSIGGLGLVIELYTPTFGLAGSMGIGALLLFFYGHLVAGLAGMEAIIVFIIGIVLLLLELFLPGGILGIIGLGAIFISFFLTTDNYMQMGVSLIIACAVALGGAFVMVKFFGKRMKTLRKMVLSDSLNTESGYVSNQNRYELIGKEGITVTPLRPSGTVSIDDEYIDVVSEGNYLAKDVKVKVMKVEGSRVVVRKVKDLPTEEEIK, encoded by the coding sequence ATCATACTTTGTTTTTTACCGCAAACCTTCACTGCTAATTCAAAAAAAGTATACGTAATCCCAGTTGAAGATACGGTCGAAAAAGGCCTTTTAGCCTTTTTAAATCGCAGCATTAAAGAAGCTGAAGCTGAACAGGCTGAATTGATTGTATTAGATATTAATACCCCTGGTGGAGCCGTAGATGCCGCTTCTGACATTGGCAAGAGTATTACAAAAACGGACATTCCCATTGTTGCTTTTGTCAATAAGAAAGCATTGTCTGCAGGAGCATACATTGCATTAAATGCTGATCAAATTTATATGACTCCTGGATCAACGATGGGTTCTGCAGCCGTTATTGATGGATCCGGCAACGCAGCAGATGATAAGGCACAGTCTTACTGGCTGTCTGCAATGAAAAGTGCCGCTGAGCAAAATGGACGTGATCCTAAATATGCAATGGCAATGGCAGATAAATCAATTGAGCTGCCAGAGCTGGACATAACGAATAAAGAACTATTGACGCTGACCCCAAAACAAGCCGAAAACGTACAATACTCTGAAGGTACAGTTGCTAATTTAAACGAGCTATTAAATAAATTAGGCTATGAAAAATCGGATGTGATTACAACAAAAGTTAGTTGGGCAGAGCATATTGCTCGTTTTGTTACCAATCCAGTAGTCGTACCGATTTTGCTGTCAATAGGAGGGCTAGGTTTAGTGATCGAGTTATATACGCCAACGTTTGGTTTAGCTGGATCTATGGGAATTGGTGCGCTGCTTCTATTCTTTTATGGTCATCTTGTAGCAGGGTTAGCAGGAATGGAAGCAATTATTGTATTTATTATTGGAATAGTTCTTTTATTACTCGAGCTTTTTTTACCGGGTGGAATACTGGGGATCATTGGGTTAGGGGCTATCTTTATTAGCTTCTTTCTTACTACGGACAACTACATGCAAATGGGCGTGTCACTGATCATTGCTTGTGCTGTTGCTTTGGGAGGAGCGTTTGTTATGGTGAAATTTTTTGGTAAGAGAATGAAAACGTTGAGAAAAATGGTGTTAAGTGATTCATTGAATACCGAATCGGGTTATGTTTCAAACCAAAATCGTTATGAACTAATTGGCAAAGAAGGAATAACGGTTACACCACTTCGACCATCTGGTACAGTTTCCATTGATGATGAATACATCGATGTAGTATCAGAAGGGAATTATTTGGCAAAAGATGTTAAAGTGAAAGTAATGAAAGTAGAAGGTTCACGAGTTGTTGTACGTAAAGTGAAAGATTTACCAACTGAGGAGGAAATTAAATAA
- a CDS encoding HD family phosphohydrolase, translated as MFASMYSNVKPEELDLRLLSISPETIYSPVTIEDKESTEKKKAEAKEAVEDVYTQKTEYAQNQVDLVASIFDAIIEVNKEYDQLENKSEASKQEMLKDKLPDNIRKDLSDKAISELLQTNKEELSVAKDAVVTAVHHVMKNQVMISDLEEMKDQAEGQLVYTTNVSSNLKAAMNEIARSSIIPNVIYDPQKTSENRQAAVEKVEPVRIKQGQIIVEENQLINADIYRQLQLAGLLNNKGMLQPFIGLSLLIIIMIGGAAFYLRGFHANTYKPLLLYAIITSITIALMKILSFFQRIDLSEIGYLAPVAVGGILLRVLMNEKIAIISSILFAICGSIIFNGELTTAFNMNIGIYLLISNITAILFLMDKQRKARVLQAGLVVALMNVIVSLSIIFIKNGQLDTVELGYYSLMAMASGIISSVLAIGLLPFFESGFGILSTMKLIELSSPNHPLLRKILTETPGTYHHSVMVANLSEAACETIGANGLLARVGAYYHDIGKTKRPQYFIENQMNIRNPHDALSPKVSKNIITSHTTDGAAILRKHKLPKEIVDIAEQHHGTSLLKFFYHKALEQTEEEIKEEDYRYEGPKPQTKEAAVICIADSVEAAVRSMPNPTPEKIEKIVRSIINDRVEDKQFIECDITLKELELIRQALCETLNGIFHSRIEYPELKKQKVKA; from the coding sequence ATGTTTGCGTCTATGTATAGCAATGTAAAGCCAGAAGAATTGGACTTGAGGCTTCTATCGATTTCACCGGAGACGATTTATTCACCTGTGACAATTGAGGATAAAGAGAGTACTGAAAAGAAAAAGGCAGAGGCAAAAGAAGCAGTTGAAGATGTGTATACACAAAAAACAGAATATGCACAAAACCAGGTCGATCTTGTCGCATCTATTTTTGATGCTATTATTGAAGTGAATAAAGAATACGATCAGCTAGAAAATAAAAGCGAAGCAAGCAAACAAGAAATGTTGAAGGATAAGCTTCCGGATAATATTCGCAAGGATCTATCTGACAAGGCAATTAGTGAGCTTTTACAGACGAACAAAGAAGAATTATCGGTTGCCAAAGATGCGGTTGTTACAGCGGTCCATCACGTAATGAAAAACCAAGTCATGATTAGTGACTTAGAAGAAATGAAAGACCAAGCTGAAGGGCAGTTGGTGTATACGACTAATGTAAGTTCTAATCTAAAGGCGGCAATGAATGAAATTGCAAGATCTTCTATTATTCCAAATGTTATTTATGACCCACAAAAAACATCTGAAAATCGCCAGGCAGCAGTTGAGAAAGTAGAGCCTGTAAGAATTAAGCAAGGTCAAATTATTGTGGAAGAAAATCAGCTCATTAATGCCGATATCTACCGCCAGCTTCAGCTTGCTGGGCTGTTAAATAATAAAGGAATGCTGCAGCCGTTTATTGGCTTAAGCTTGTTAATTATTATTATGATTGGCGGAGCAGCTTTTTATTTGCGCGGCTTTCATGCAAATACATATAAGCCACTCCTTTTATATGCGATTATCACGAGCATTACGATTGCTTTAATGAAGATCTTAAGCTTTTTTCAACGAATTGATTTATCTGAAATTGGCTATTTAGCCCCTGTGGCTGTTGGTGGTATTCTGCTGCGAGTGTTAATGAATGAGAAGATTGCGATTATCTCTAGCATACTCTTTGCCATTTGCGGTAGCATTATCTTTAACGGTGAATTGACAACAGCTTTTAATATGAATATAGGGATTTACTTGTTGATTAGTAATATTACAGCCATTTTGTTTTTAATGGACAAACAGCGCAAAGCAAGAGTGCTACAAGCAGGACTTGTTGTTGCACTAATGAATGTTATCGTTAGTCTATCCATTATTTTTATTAAAAATGGTCAGTTAGATACGGTGGAGCTTGGCTACTATAGCTTAATGGCAATGGCATCTGGTATTATTTCTTCAGTATTAGCTATTGGTTTGCTCCCTTTCTTTGAAAGTGGCTTTGGGATTTTATCGACGATGAAACTAATTGAGCTATCTAGTCCCAACCATCCTTTACTGAGAAAAATTTTAACCGAAACGCCGGGTACGTATCATCATAGCGTAATGGTAGCTAACTTGTCAGAGGCCGCTTGTGAAACTATTGGGGCCAACGGCTTGCTCGCACGTGTAGGGGCCTATTATCATGATATTGGTAAGACGAAGCGGCCTCAGTATTTTATTGAAAACCAAATGAATATTCGCAATCCACATGATGCGCTATCTCCAAAAGTTAGTAAAAATATCATCACGTCTCATACAACAGACGGAGCAGCTATTTTGCGCAAACATAAGCTACCCAAAGAGATTGTTGATATTGCGGAACAGCATCATGGAACATCTTTGTTAAAGTTTTTCTATCATAAAGCGCTGGAACAAACAGAAGAAGAGATAAAAGAAGAAGACTATCGTTACGAAGGGCCTAAACCCCAAACAAAAGAAGCCGCCGTCATCTGCATTGCAGACAGCGTAGAGGCTGCTGTGCGTTCAATGCCAAATCCAACCCCAGAAAAAATTGAGAAAATTGTGCGCAGCATTATTAATGACAGGGTTGAAGATAAGCAGTTTATTGAATGTGACATTACATTAAAAGAATTGGAATTAATCAGACAAGCTCTTTGTGAAACGCTAAACGGTATATTCCATTCTCGTATTGAGTATCCTGAATTAAAAAAACAGAAGGTGAAAGCATGA
- the yqfC gene encoding sporulation protein YqfC, translating into MSKTWRQQMKRWMTKTMELPADVLMDLPRITLVGQIHIYIENHKGLLAFSDTEIRVLLKQGQMLVRGEGLVIKVILPEELVLEGKINQVLYLEQ; encoded by the coding sequence ATGAGCAAAACATGGAGACAGCAAATGAAAAGATGGATGACGAAAACGATGGAACTACCCGCTGATGTGTTAATGGATCTTCCTCGGATTACGTTAGTTGGACAAATACACATATATATTGAAAATCATAAAGGTTTATTAGCCTTTTCTGATACTGAAATACGAGTGTTGTTAAAGCAGGGACAAATGCTAGTCCGCGGTGAAGGACTCGTGATAAAGGTGATTTTACCTGAAGAATTAGTATTAGAAGGGAAAATTAATCAAGTTCTTTATTTAGAACAGTAG
- a CDS encoding PhoH family protein: MSEQLVTINVQLDDSNEAISLFGVQDVNLKRIEEEMNVNIISRGETVIVSGNPEDVQTVEEMLKKLVKIIRKNITISERDVVYAIQLAKKGTLEFFEDVYEEEIAKNVQGKSIRVKTLGQSHYISAIKKNDLVFGIGPAGTGKTYLAVVMAVNALKNGFVKRIILTRPAVEAGESLGFLPGDLKEKVDPYLRPLYDALHDVLGTEHTQRLIERGVIEIAPLAYMRGRTLDDAFVILDEAQNTTLAQMKMFLTRLGFGSKMIITGDVSQVDLPRGVKSGLGSVTKILNNVTGISFIHLDQSDVVRHPLVGRIIQAYDQFDKETL; this comes from the coding sequence ATGTCAGAACAGCTAGTAACAATTAACGTACAACTTGACGATTCAAATGAAGCAATTTCTTTATTCGGTGTACAGGATGTTAACTTAAAGAGAATTGAAGAAGAAATGAATGTCAACATCATCTCTCGAGGTGAAACAGTTATTGTTTCAGGTAACCCTGAAGATGTACAAACCGTTGAAGAAATGTTAAAAAAACTAGTAAAAATTATTCGTAAAAACATTACAATTTCAGAACGAGATGTTGTCTACGCTATTCAGCTCGCCAAAAAGGGTACGCTGGAGTTTTTTGAAGATGTATACGAAGAAGAGATTGCCAAAAATGTACAAGGCAAGTCAATTCGTGTTAAGACGTTGGGACAAAGCCACTATATTTCTGCTATTAAAAAGAATGACCTTGTATTTGGTATTGGACCAGCGGGAACGGGAAAAACGTATTTAGCCGTTGTAATGGCCGTTAATGCTTTGAAAAATGGATTTGTAAAGCGTATTATCTTAACGCGCCCAGCTGTTGAAGCAGGGGAAAGCTTAGGTTTTCTACCGGGAGATTTAAAGGAAAAGGTGGATCCTTATTTACGACCACTATATGATGCGTTGCACGATGTGTTAGGAACCGAGCACACGCAGCGATTAATCGAAAGGGGCGTAATTGAAATTGCACCGCTTGCTTATATGCGTGGGCGTACCTTAGACGATGCTTTTGTCATTTTAGATGAGGCGCAAAATACAACATTAGCACAGATGAAAATGTTTTTAACTAGATTGGGTTTCGGGTCAAAAATGATTATTACAGGTGACGTATCACAGGTGGACTTGCCTAGAGGTGTGAAGTCTGGTTTAGGGTCAGTTACAAAAATATTAAATAATGTAACAGGCATTTCGTTTATCCATTTAGATCAATCAGATGTTGTTCGTCATCCATTGGTTGGTCGAATTATTCAAGCGTATGACCAATTTGACAAAGAGACCCTTTAA
- a CDS encoding GatB/YqeY domain-containing protein, with the protein MSLLERLNSDMKQAMKNKEKEKLTVIRMVKASLQNEAIKLGHDLTEADELTVISREFKQRKDSLHEFEKAGRQDLVDKIHSELVILEAYAPKQLSEEELSELIKATIEETQSSSKADMGKVMGALMPKVKGKADGSLVNKLVLQHLS; encoded by the coding sequence ATGAGTCTTCTCGAGCGTTTAAATAGTGATATGAAGCAAGCGATGAAAAACAAAGAGAAAGAGAAGCTAACCGTGATTCGCATGGTAAAAGCATCTCTTCAAAATGAAGCCATTAAGTTGGGCCACGATCTAACTGAAGCAGACGAGTTGACGGTTATTTCTCGCGAATTCAAACAACGTAAAGACTCCCTCCATGAATTTGAGAAAGCAGGTCGTCAAGATCTTGTTGATAAAATTCATTCTGAATTAGTTATATTAGAAGCTTATGCGCCTAAGCAACTAAGTGAAGAAGAGTTAAGCGAATTGATTAAAGCAACGATTGAAGAAACGCAGTCTTCCTCTAAAGCTGATATGGGGAAAGTTATGGGAGCGCTTATGCCTAAAGTGAAAGGTAAAGCTGATGGCTCTCTTGTAAATAAGCTTGTTCTTCAACACTTATCGTAA
- the rpsU gene encoding 30S ribosomal protein S21, with protein MSKTVVRKNESLEDALRRFKRSVSKTGTLQEARKREFYEKPSVKRKKKSEAARKRKF; from the coding sequence ATGTCAAAAACAGTTGTTCGTAAAAACGAATCGCTTGAAGATGCTCTTCGTCGCTTCAAACGTTCAGTTTCAAAAACTGGTACGTTACAAGAAGCAAGAAAGCGCGAATTCTATGAAAAGCCTAGCGTAAAGCGTAAGAAGAAATCTGAAGCTGCTAGAAAGCGCAAGTTCTAA
- the yqfD gene encoding sporulation protein YqfD, protein MKNGWTNFIIGTVRIRIVGKGIERFVNLCVRQGIMVSHVKKVEEGCITATILLKDVKKIRILIRKADCKIYFVRRQGFPFLTKTMWRNSGFVLGFLSFFLLLTLLSNMIWKVEITGASPETEYEMTKKLKEVGVKRGEFQFLLGSPEQIQRYLTDSMNNITWVGVEVKGTSYHFQVVEKNEPKPQEKSSYQHLVAAKKATITKMFVEKGQSLVKVNDVVNEGEVLVSGIIGNEKNKKVVSAKGEVYGETWYKSEVEVPLETNFHVLTGESYSKHYLDLSAFKMPLWAFSKEKYRTTKVEKEVKPLYFFKWKTPLSYEKVIIREDQSTKRVYSKQEAVEKGLETGRKQLKAFLSEDAEIKGEKVLHQQLENGKVKLSIHYQVIENIASTQPIIQGD, encoded by the coding sequence ATGAAGAATGGATGGACAAACTTTATTATTGGAACCGTGCGAATTCGAATTGTTGGAAAAGGCATTGAACGTTTTGTGAATTTATGCGTACGCCAAGGAATTATGGTCTCTCATGTCAAAAAAGTAGAAGAGGGTTGTATTACAGCCACTATTTTGTTGAAAGATGTTAAAAAAATTCGTATACTGATTCGAAAAGCTGACTGCAAAATTTATTTTGTACGTCGGCAAGGCTTTCCTTTTTTAACAAAAACAATGTGGAGAAACAGCGGGTTTGTCTTAGGTTTTCTTTCTTTTTTTCTTTTGCTCACGCTGCTATCTAATATGATATGGAAAGTTGAAATAACTGGAGCTTCTCCAGAAACAGAATATGAAATGACCAAGAAGCTAAAGGAAGTGGGCGTTAAGAGAGGGGAATTTCAATTTTTACTAGGTAGCCCTGAACAAATACAGCGTTACTTAACCGATTCCATGAATAACATCACATGGGTCGGTGTAGAGGTTAAAGGAACTTCTTATCACTTTCAAGTGGTTGAGAAAAATGAGCCAAAACCCCAAGAGAAATCTTCTTACCAGCACTTAGTTGCAGCAAAAAAAGCAACGATTACAAAAATGTTTGTGGAGAAAGGACAATCTTTGGTAAAAGTAAACGATGTGGTTAATGAAGGTGAGGTGCTGGTTTCTGGTATTATTGGCAATGAGAAAAATAAGAAGGTTGTATCAGCTAAAGGAGAAGTTTACGGGGAAACATGGTACAAGTCTGAAGTAGAAGTTCCACTTGAAACTAATTTTCATGTGTTAACAGGAGAATCCTATAGTAAGCATTACTTAGATTTAAGCGCATTTAAAATGCCGCTTTGGGCGTTTTCAAAAGAAAAGTATAGAACGACAAAAGTTGAAAAAGAAGTAAAGCCGCTGTATTTTTTTAAATGGAAAACACCGCTTTCTTATGAAAAAGTTATTATAAGAGAAGATCAAAGCACAAAACGGGTATACTCTAAACAAGAAGCCGTTGAAAAAGGGCTTGAAACGGGTCGGAAACAATTAAAAGCATTTTTAAGTGAAGATGCTGAAATAAAAGGTGAAAAAGTTTTGCACCAACAACTTGAGAATGGTAAAGTAAAATTATCAATACATTACCAAGTTATAGAAAATATTGCGAGTACCCAACCAATTATTCAAGGAGATTGA
- the floA gene encoding flotillin-like protein FloA (flotillin-like protein involved in membrane lipid rafts), whose amino-acid sequence MEPGSLLFFVGIGLAIILLAVFFTFVPVMLWISALAAGVRISIFTLVGMRLRRVIPSRVVNPLIKASKAGLDVSTNQLESHYLAGGNVDRVVNALIAAQRANIELSFERGAAIDLAGRNVLEAVQMSVNPKVIETPFISGVAMDGIEVKAKARITVRANIDRLVGGAGEETVIARVGEGIVSTIGSQQDHKKVLENPDMISQTVLTKGLDSGTAFEILSIDIADIDIGKNIGAVLQIDQAEADKNIAQAKAEERRAMAVAQEQEMRAKVEEMRAKVVEAEAEVPLAMAEALRSGNLGVMDYMNIRNIDADTDMRDSIGKMGQDEEEK is encoded by the coding sequence ATGGAACCAGGTAGCTTATTATTTTTTGTGGGAATTGGCTTAGCAATCATTTTATTAGCCGTTTTCTTTACGTTTGTACCGGTAATGCTGTGGATTTCAGCATTAGCAGCAGGTGTACGTATTAGTATTTTTACACTAGTGGGAATGAGATTACGTCGCGTTATTCCATCTCGCGTTGTAAATCCTTTAATTAAAGCAAGTAAAGCTGGATTGGATGTTTCAACAAATCAGCTAGAGAGTCACTATTTAGCAGGTGGTAACGTTGATCGCGTTGTTAATGCATTAATCGCTGCTCAGCGTGCAAATATTGAGTTATCATTTGAGCGCGGAGCTGCTATTGATTTAGCTGGGCGTAATGTATTAGAAGCTGTTCAAATGAGCGTTAACCCAAAAGTAATTGAAACACCATTCATTTCAGGTGTTGCGATGGATGGTATTGAAGTAAAAGCAAAAGCTCGTATTACAGTACGTGCAAACATCGATCGTTTAGTAGGGGGAGCTGGAGAAGAGACAGTTATTGCTCGTGTTGGTGAAGGAATTGTTTCTACCATTGGTTCTCAGCAAGATCATAAAAAGGTGTTAGAAAACCCGGATATGATTTCACAAACTGTTTTAACAAAAGGATTAGATTCAGGCACAGCTTTTGAAATTCTATCGATTGATATTGCAGATATTGATATCGGTAAAAACATCGGTGCCGTTCTTCAAATTGATCAAGCAGAAGCTGACAAAAATATTGCACAAGCAAAAGCGGAAGAACGTCGTGCAATGGCTGTAGCGCAAGAGCAAGAGATGCGTGCAAAAGTAGAAGAGATGCGTGCAAAAGTAGTAGAAGCAGAAGCGGAAGTTCCGTTAGCAATGGCAGAAGCACTGCGCTCTGGCAATCTTGGCGTGATGGATTATATGAATATCCGAAACATTGATGCAGATACAGATATGAGAGACTCTATCGGTAAAATGGGACAGGATGAAGAAGAGAAGTAA